Genomic DNA from Nitrosospira lacus:
TTCATTGAAACCGTCTTCATCCTGATGGGGAAGCTCGCCAAAGCGGATGGCCATGTTTCCCAGGATGAGATTAATCATGTGGAAGATTTCATGCGGAAGCTGGGAATGTCTTCCGAGCATCGGCAATTGGCAATCGCCCTGTTCAAGCAGGGAATGGCGCCGGATTTTGATATCAAGCCCAAGCTGAACGAATTCATGGCGGTTTGCGGGCATACAAACAGCCTGAAGCAGATGTTGCTGATCTACCTCATCGTCATGGCATTGTCGGATGGGCGACTGGATGCGGCTGAAGAAGGTTTGTTAAAAGATTTTGCTTTTCATCTGGGCTATGATCAGTCCGCGTTCAAGCAATTGCTGGAGATGGTTCTGGGCCAGTCACACTTCGCAGGCGGGCAGGCGACCTCCGCCACCGCGCTGGATGACGCTTATAAGGCATTGGGTGTCAGTAAAGAAAGCAGCGATCAGGAAGTCAAACGTGCCTATCGGAAGCTGATGAGCCAGTATCATCCCGACAAATTAATGGGCCAGGGAGTGCCGGAAGATATGATCTCGATGGCCACCGCGCAAACTCAGGAAGTGCAGGCTGCGTATGATTTGATTAAAAAGAGCCGTAATATGTAGGCAGATCATATCTGAACTGTGGGAAGGGGGTATTTGCAACCTGAAAAAGGGGAGTTCGGAGCCTGTCAGAATGCTGTGGAAAGGAGTCATACGACGATAATGAGTTTCAATGGAGAGGATACGTGGGACTCGATAAATTATGATGTTCTTTTACGCGCCACGATCACGCCATCACGCGTCGGGTTGATAAAAGCGTCAAATTCAGGGTCATTAAAAATGAGCCGGTTATGATCAAGAATCGCTTCAGTCCAGCCGGGAATAATGTCAACATATTTTTCCACCGCCACGCGTCCATGCCAAAGCACATTATCAGCAATGTAAAGGCCGCCGGGACGAATCCGGTCTTTAGCCATTTGCCAGACTTCGGGATAATCGCCTTTGTCGACATCGTTGTAACAGATGTCGAATAGCCCTTCGGTTTGCGTAAATATCTCTTGCGCGAGTCCGGTGCGAAAATCAACTCTTTCCGACAAACCTGCGGAACGGAGATATTGCTCTGCTTTCTCTTTGTTGAGAGGGTCTCCATCGGTGCAGATTACCTGTCCATCCGCCCCCACCGCTTTTGCAAACCAATAAGCGGAATAACCGTAGCCGCTGCCAAACTCGAATATACGCCTGGCGTTGACTGTTTTCGCCAATGTTTCGAGAAATATCCCCACTAAACGGCCAACGATGGGAAAATTGTTTTGCTTCGCTACCGCTTCCATTTCCGTCAGCACTGGGTGATCTGTTCGACCTGCGAGGCCGCGCAT
This window encodes:
- the djlA gene encoding co-chaperone DjlA, whose translation is MFKIIGLLLGYYFLGIFGAFAGYIVGSILDRYRAYGAGAINPLTNAHRQTVFIETVFILMGKLAKADGHVSQDEINHVEDFMRKLGMSSEHRQLAIALFKQGMAPDFDIKPKLNEFMAVCGHTNSLKQMLLIYLIVMALSDGRLDAAEEGLLKDFAFHLGYDQSAFKQLLEMVLGQSHFAGGQATSATALDDAYKALGVSKESSDQEVKRAYRKLMSQYHPDKLMGQGVPEDMISMATAQTQEVQAAYDLIKKSRNM
- a CDS encoding O-methyltransferase, producing MQSPTIVNPAVLIPVNPAIEDYMRGLAGRTDHPVLTEMEAVAKQNNFPIVGRLVGIFLETLAKTVNARRIFEFGSGYGYSAYWFAKAVGADGQVICTDGDPLNKEKAEQYLRSAGLSERVDFRTGLAQEIFTQTEGLFDICYNDVDKGDYPEVWQMAKDRIRPGGLYIADNVLWHGRVAVEKYVDIIPGWTEAILDHNRLIFNDPEFDAFINPTRDGVIVARKRTS